The Nothobranchius furzeri strain GRZ-AD chromosome 8, NfurGRZ-RIMD1, whole genome shotgun sequence sequence ACATTGGGGGGTGGAGCTTATTCTTCTTCTTAAGAGTTTAATGGTGTTTTGCATCCATTGAGTTACGTTGCTGCCACCTAGCGGATCAATTATGAATGTGCATCTCCATGTATAATCTTTCTTTTACTTTCTGTATGGAATATAATGTATTTTATCTCCACAGGGGAAACGTTGCTTGGACTGTTCTATATTTAAAACGTAAATGCACCCATTAAACATTATTTAATAAAACACCAGTATTTATATGACGTTGTTTTAAAAAAGTCAATTTTTCGATTGtaacataaaataaataatgaaatgcttcagaaACAAATGGAACTTTGTTTCACTGAGTTTACATCGTAGGGGTCCCTCTGTGCACAATAATAGAATTGATCAGTTTCAGAAAGCTAAGACTAGAGTTGCAAATAAAGGATAATTTAATTTGAGTGTTTAATTGTGTCTTTAATTTGTACCTTTACTTAAGTAGTAGTATTCATAGGTGGTTTACAAGCACTCATCAGCACATCGACATAGTCAAATGAAAAGAAGAATTTGCTGACGTCATTCACagccttttattttatttttcatttattcaaTCATGCTGTTAAACGCGCTTCATTGTTCTCTATTGAGAAACAAGTGTGAAACAATCACCGTAAAATAGCAATTCAAACAATGAAGAGAATCAACAGAACAAAaattaagtaaaaataaaaatcaataaaGATAGTTTGGCTAATTTGCCgttttaaatacatttgcagaATAATGTATGCTTATTGTTTTTCCCCATGCGGACGCTTTTTGGCTTGTTGATGTTTCCTCCAAACTATTTCCGTGGTAACACCACCCGGTGAACTACATCCGGGTCTTTTGTTTGCACATCCGTTTTCCAGCTCATTTCCTTTCTTCATTCCGAAAAATTGCCTCCCTCCTCTTTTATCCGAAACCTAACCCCCCGTTACTGGGCCAGACACACACCGACTATGCGGCTGTTCCTGCTGGTTGCGGTGGCGGTGCTCTCCCTTAGCCCGTCGGTGGTGAACGGAGTCGAAAAGAAGAAGCTCCAGATCGGGATCAAGAAGCGCGTGGACAACTGTCCCATCAAGTCTCGCAAGGGGGACGTGCTGAACATGCACTACACCGGCAAACTGGAGGACGGTACGGAGTTCGACAGCAGCATTCCCCGAGACAGACCCTTCACCTTCACCCTGGGCACCGGTCAGGTGATCAAAGGCTGGGACCAGGGCCTGCTGGGGATGTGCGAGGGCGAGAAAAGGAAGCTGGTCATCCCCGCCGAGCTGGGCTACGGAGATCGCGGAGCTCCGCCGAAGATCCCCGGAGGAGCCACGCTTATCTTTGAAGTGGAGCTGCTGAGCATCGAGAGGAAAGCCGAGCTTTGACGAAGAAGAAACGACTAAAGCAAGGTACATTTAAAGGGAAATGATGTTAACGCTGCCACCGGTGACTATGAGCTCGTTTACTTTTACGTTGTTATCTTTTAAACACCACATCTGAGCTGAGGCACGTGCGTCCTTCACTTTGATTAGAAGTGGGTGTTTATTTATGACTCTAACACCAGATCGGATTTAAGTGAAAAGTTTCAaacatcagtgttgggcaagttacttcaaaactgtaatgcattatttattacttgttaccctcattttaaagtaattcattacattacaatattactggttttaaaatgtaaggcattacactacttttgcattactttaagttactttcaccagtacaacttcagtatgaatctggtcatgtgacgctcagtgagctcatgacacatatgtggaaggtgatgtggtgtctgagctaggattgctgttaaaacagtcacatataataacagtgctttgaaatgattgtttattaaataaaaacaacaacaatctgtactctcaccgcgctgccatcttatattaactgagcagggagtgaggtggtgggggctccaagcctgtatttgccttggtccccaaatgccttgatacggccctggatgtgggaccgaCTTCTGGggggatctgattctatcacatgtataaatattaaatgcttatatattattgcttttcactggtaaaaatgtgtattggggataaatctacctacttttgtctttttttcttgattttatttgaataatttcctgccctttctctctctaaccttcctgcatgctgcgtgttttctccgtcttccagaaaaagatttcctactttctaacttatcagccaaagggatcttcacatgcgctgcgctccagcagtaatgagttgaaatcaccggggcgggcacagattatgaactcagctgaggcaaagcacgtcagaaaagcacaaaataccagagaatatgcgctgatatcaacgatcgcaagtgaattatttttgttttagtggagcgattttgtgaatgttac is a genomic window containing:
- the fkbp2 gene encoding peptidyl-prolyl cis-trans isomerase FKBP2, whose protein sequence is MRLFLLVAVAVLSLSPSVVNGVEKKKLQIGIKKRVDNCPIKSRKGDVLNMHYTGKLEDGTEFDSSIPRDRPFTFTLGTGQVIKGWDQGLLGMCEGEKRKLVIPAELGYGDRGAPPKIPGGATLIFEVELLSIERKAEL